The Streptococcus downei MFe28 DNA window TACGTGCGTGGCTTTATGATTGAGTCCTACTTGGAAGATGGCCGTCAGGACAAGCCAGAGGTCTTTGGTAAATCTATCACAGACCCTTGCCTAGGCTGGGATAAGACCGAAAAATTGATTGAGGAAATCTACCAGACCTTAGGGAAAGATTCCTTTGAAGATTTTTTAAATAACTAAGGAAGGGGAGTTAGGGACAAAAGTCCTTAACTTCTTAGTTTTTCAAGCTTAGCCATTTTGACCCAGTAGCTTATTGATCCAAGGGGCTGAGGTTCAGATGGTCTTAGGGATTAGGTATCTTTCCTAAATTTTGAGACCTTGGCTGGAAAAAAATTGTAGGTTAAAAGAGACAAGTGGCTTGAAAAATACTAGAATAGGGAAGAGCTTGCTAGTTTTTTATTAGCTGGAGCTGAATGCTTAGATAAGGGATTAAAAATGATTATTGGGCACGGAATTGATTTACAGGAGATTTCGAGAGTTGAGAAGGCTTATAAGCGCAATCCTGCTTTTGCCAAAAAGGTTTTGACCGATCTGGAATTTGGGCGTTTTGTGACCCTCAAGGGGCAGCGGCAGATGGAATATTTGGCCGGACGATGGTCGGCCAAGGAAGCCTTTGCCAAGGCCTGGGGGACTGGGATAGGCAAGCTCCGCTTTCATGACATTGAGGTGGCTACCAATGAAAAAGGGGCTCCTATTATCACCAGCAAGGTCTTTTTGGGTAATACCTTTGTTTCTATTTCCCACAGTGGTGGATTTGTTCAGGCCAGTGTGATTTTGGAAGAGAATTAGGGACTTTGTCTAGTACTGTTAAAAAAGAGGTTTTGAGATGATTTCAAGTTTACATCGACCAACCTTAGCCAAGGTTGATTTGTCGGCTATTTCGAGTAATATTAAACAGATCCAAGATCACGTGCCTCAATCGGTTAAGACTTTTGCGGTCGTCAAGGCGAATGCTTATGGGCATGGGGCAGTAGCTGTCGCTAGCCATACTCAAAGATTGGTGGATGGCTTTTGTGTCTCTAATATTGATGAGGGGATTGAATTGCGCCAGGCTGGCATTAGAAAGCCTATTCTCGTTCTAGGTGTGGTTCTGCCGGGGGAAGTCCCTCTGGTTCGTGACTATCGCCTGACCCTGACTATTGCTAGCCTAGAGTGGTTGGAGCTTGCACAAGCAAAGCCGCTGGATTTGTCCAATCTTCTAGTCCATATTGCTGTTGACTCGGGCATGGGGCGTATTGGCGTGCGGAGCTTGGCTGAGGCCAATGACTTAATCGCTGGTCTTAGGCAGGCAGGCTGCCAGGTTAAGGGGATTTTTACCCATTTTGCTACGGCTGATGAGGCCGACGACAGGAAGTTTCAAGAGCAATTGGCCTTCTTTAAGGAGCTGGTAGCTGGTCTGGATTATTGTCCAGAACTCGTACATGCCAGCAATTCGGCCACTAGTCTTTGGCATAGTGAGGGAATCTTTAATGCCCTTCGGTTAGGCCTAGTCATCTATGGCCTCAATCCTAGTGGTCAAGAATTGTCCCTCCCCTACAAGATAAAACCAGCCTTAAGCTTGGAAAC harbors:
- the acpS gene encoding holo-ACP synthase; its protein translation is MIIGHGIDLQEISRVEKAYKRNPAFAKKVLTDLEFGRFVTLKGQRQMEYLAGRWSAKEAFAKAWGTGIGKLRFHDIEVATNEKGAPIITSKVFLGNTFVSISHSGGFVQASVILEEN
- the alr gene encoding alanine racemase produces the protein MISSLHRPTLAKVDLSAISSNIKQIQDHVPQSVKTFAVVKANAYGHGAVAVASHTQRLVDGFCVSNIDEGIELRQAGIRKPILVLGVVLPGEVPLVRDYRLTLTIASLEWLELAQAKPLDLSNLLVHIAVDSGMGRIGVRSLAEANDLIAGLRQAGCQVKGIFTHFATADEADDRKFQEQLAFFKELVAGLDYCPELVHASNSATSLWHSEGIFNALRLGLVIYGLNPSGQELSLPYKIKPALSLETALVHVKKVPAGADVGYGATYTSSQEEWIGTLPLGYADGWTRDMQGFDVLVAGQRCPIVGRVSMDQITIRLPQSYPLGTKVTLIGKNGDQLISATDVAQQRGTINYEVLCLLSDRVPREYK